In Paenibacillus hexagrammi, the following are encoded in one genomic region:
- a CDS encoding cation diffusion facilitator family transporter gives MRKTSSMMAIWISLASNIVLTALKIIVGLLFKSQVLIADGIHNAGDVIASATAYSSMRVSSKPADEEHPYGHGKAEVLGAFIVAIILGGAALYMGYHSIHALFQEPEEAHIMAFAAAIVSLVWKQVLYIYTMREGRKQNSKGLIATAYDHLADVYASIAASIGIGLALLGDHYGIHLLAYGDPVAGIIVSFLVLKLAYEMGSESFDILMERSVSTDQIDQYAALIRTVPEVKRIDRLRAREHGHYILVDARLGVSGTLTIQEGHDISRLIKKKIQDAHTDVDEVLVHLNPWYADDSKAPKPKL, from the coding sequence ATGCGCAAGACGTCATCCATGATGGCGATCTGGATCAGTTTGGCCAGCAATATTGTGTTGACCGCGCTTAAGATTATCGTCGGATTGTTGTTCAAGAGTCAGGTTTTGATTGCTGACGGCATCCATAATGCAGGGGATGTCATCGCCTCGGCGACGGCTTACAGCTCGATGCGCGTATCCAGTAAACCGGCCGATGAGGAGCATCCTTACGGGCACGGAAAAGCGGAAGTGCTCGGAGCTTTTATTGTAGCCATTATTTTGGGCGGTGCCGCTCTCTATATGGGTTATCATTCGATTCACGCTTTATTCCAGGAGCCGGAAGAGGCGCATATCATGGCATTTGCTGCAGCAATAGTTTCCTTGGTGTGGAAGCAGGTCCTCTATATATACACGATGCGGGAGGGCCGCAAACAGAACAGCAAGGGACTGATAGCTACTGCGTATGATCATTTGGCGGACGTGTATGCTTCCATAGCGGCGTCAATAGGGATCGGGCTTGCGCTGCTGGGGGACCATTACGGCATCCATCTGCTTGCCTATGGAGATCCCGTAGCTGGGATTATTGTTTCCTTTCTTGTCCTGAAACTTGCTTATGAGATGGGCAGCGAATCCTTCGATATTCTCATGGAGCGAAGCGTCAGTACAGATCAGATCGACCAGTACGCGGCTCTGATCCGAACCGTACCGGAAGTCAAGCGAATCGACAGGCTGAGAGCGAGAGAACACGGTCATTACATTCTTGTGGACGCCCGGCTCGGTGTTTCAGGTACGCTGACTATTCAGGAAGGACACGATATCAGCCGTCTGATCAAGAAGAAAATTCAAGATGCTCACACGGACGTGGATGAAGTCCTAGTACACTTAAATCCTTGGTATGCAGATGATTCTAAGGCACCTAAACCGAAGCTTTGA
- a CDS encoding D-alanine--D-alanine ligase, which translates to MNRKIRVGLVYGGKSGEHNVSLQTALAVMKAMDFSKYEVTPFYITKQGEWKSGPKLLAAPAGTKELTFGESAAESGSSTSYALSPIFSSMGAKGEVQVAAASGQEQASSAGLDVIFPLLHGTFGEDGTIQGLFEMANIPYVGAGVLASSVGMDKVMMKKVFAQEGLPQCVFRHFTKTQWEKDRAYHLMELETAIGYPCFVKPANLGSSVGVSKARNQEELIQAVTFAFQYDRKVIVEENIDAREVEVAVLGNDEPQASVPGEIVSSNEFYDYKAKYIDGKSAMNIPAEISEEIGEQLREYAIRAFLAIDGSGLSRVDFFVGKTDGKIYINEINTMPGFTPFSMYPLLWKETGKPYSELLDDLIRLAIERHEAKQAIQYTFDVE; encoded by the coding sequence ATGAACCGCAAAATACGAGTAGGATTGGTATACGGGGGGAAGTCAGGAGAGCATAACGTTTCCTTGCAAACCGCGCTTGCCGTCATGAAAGCCATGGATTTCAGCAAATATGAAGTAACGCCTTTTTACATAACCAAGCAAGGAGAATGGAAAAGCGGTCCAAAGCTCCTTGCAGCGCCTGCGGGAACCAAGGAATTGACCTTCGGGGAGTCCGCGGCGGAAAGCGGTTCCTCCACCTCTTATGCGCTTTCCCCCATTTTCAGCTCCATGGGAGCCAAAGGAGAAGTACAGGTTGCAGCGGCCTCAGGGCAAGAGCAAGCTTCGTCGGCAGGACTTGATGTGATATTCCCCTTGCTGCACGGGACCTTCGGTGAGGACGGTACGATTCAGGGATTATTCGAAATGGCGAACATCCCTTATGTAGGTGCAGGCGTACTGGCTTCTTCAGTAGGCATGGACAAAGTCATGATGAAGAAGGTTTTTGCTCAAGAGGGGCTTCCGCAATGCGTATTCCGTCATTTTACGAAGACGCAGTGGGAGAAGGACAGAGCTTATCATTTAATGGAGCTCGAAACTGCGATCGGCTACCCCTGCTTTGTAAAACCAGCTAATCTGGGCTCCAGCGTCGGCGTGTCCAAAGCTAGAAACCAAGAGGAACTGATCCAGGCTGTCACATTCGCGTTCCAATACGATCGCAAAGTGATCGTGGAGGAGAATATCGATGCGCGGGAAGTAGAGGTCGCGGTACTTGGCAACGACGAACCGCAGGCATCCGTACCAGGTGAGATCGTATCCTCGAATGAATTCTACGATTATAAAGCAAAATACATCGACGGCAAATCCGCTATGAACATTCCGGCTGAAATCTCCGAAGAGATCGGCGAGCAGCTGAGAGAGTATGCGATCCGCGCGTTTCTGGCTATTGATGGCAGCGGGTTGTCCCGTGTCGACTTCTTTGTTGGCAAGACGGACGGCAAAATCTATATTAATGAAATTAATACAATGCCAGGCTTTACGCCGTTCAGCATGTATCCGCTGTTATGGAAAGAGACCGGCAAGCCGTACAGCGAGCTGCTGGATGATCTGATTCGTCTGGCTATTGAGCGGCATGAGGCGAAGCAAGCGATTCAATATACTTTTGATGTGGAGTAG
- a CDS encoding deoxyguanosinetriphosphate triphosphohydrolase family protein, protein MDLRKFRPGEAASSKISEERDEFERDYARLIQSPAFRRLQGKSQVFGAGSGDYYRTRLTHSLEVAQIAREVAKRLNRTNPFLQKREHPGLVMDPTVVECASLAHDFGHPPFGHKGEEVLNHILMNEHGLKYEGNAQNFRILMFLEKRAGSESGLDLTAAVLLGINKYPYLLEEEDRIKGVYATEWAGIHELRALWGMPAGCSTLEAQLMDLCDDIAYSTHDIEDGIRAGKIQMNATFFEDQRLIRHVVMEIVSDPNSTRFGWEEVDIEQMVRRVLSCYLEQWQQIFIECNREESRTRREMKARWVSSFANRLDIIDDPDKGWKKVAMVKDGAEDRDLLRTMEILKKLAWVTLIKDFRVQRLQKRSEIIVESLWNSFKDPEKGQWIIPPDWMDSYERHKDKWAWPRFVADYMSGMTDAYAEKVYAELFASKSGSIYEMD, encoded by the coding sequence ATTGATCTTAGAAAATTCAGGCCTGGGGAGGCGGCTTCCTCTAAAATAAGCGAAGAACGGGATGAGTTCGAGAGAGACTACGCCAGACTCATTCAATCTCCGGCATTTCGCAGGCTGCAGGGGAAATCTCAAGTGTTTGGTGCGGGGTCAGGAGATTATTATCGAACGCGATTAACGCACTCCTTAGAGGTGGCTCAGATTGCCAGGGAAGTGGCGAAGCGGCTGAACCGGACGAACCCTTTTCTGCAAAAGCGGGAGCATCCGGGTCTGGTCATGGACCCTACGGTTGTTGAGTGTGCTTCACTGGCGCACGACTTCGGTCATCCTCCTTTCGGACATAAAGGGGAGGAAGTGCTCAATCATATTCTGATGAATGAGCATGGGCTCAAGTACGAGGGCAACGCGCAAAATTTCCGTATTCTTATGTTCCTGGAAAAAAGAGCGGGCAGTGAGAGCGGACTCGATTTGACCGCTGCCGTGCTTCTTGGCATTAATAAATATCCGTATCTCCTGGAGGAGGAAGACCGCATCAAAGGTGTATACGCTACGGAATGGGCGGGCATTCATGAACTTAGAGCGCTCTGGGGGATGCCGGCTGGCTGCTCCACGCTGGAGGCTCAGTTGATGGACTTGTGCGACGATATCGCCTACTCCACGCATGATATTGAGGATGGGATTCGGGCGGGTAAAATTCAGATGAACGCCACCTTTTTCGAAGATCAACGGCTGATTCGGCATGTCGTGATGGAGATCGTCAGCGACCCGAACAGTACAAGGTTTGGCTGGGAAGAGGTCGATATCGAGCAAATGGTGCGCAGAGTGCTCTCCTGCTACTTGGAGCAGTGGCAGCAAATCTTCATCGAGTGCAACCGCGAGGAGTCTAGAACGCGCAGAGAGATGAAGGCCAGGTGGGTGAGCAGTTTTGCTAATCGCCTAGACATTATCGACGACCCGGATAAGGGCTGGAAGAAAGTCGCGATGGTCAAGGACGGAGCCGAGGACAGAGACTTGCTGCGGACCATGGAAATTTTGAAGAAGCTGGCTTGGGTGACGCTAATCAAGGACTTCCGTGTGCAACGCCTGCAAAAGCGCAGCGAGATTATTGTGGAGAGCCTCTGGAACAGCTTTAAAGACCCGGAGAAGGGTCAATGGATCATTCCGCCGGACTGGATGGACAGCTACGAGCGCCATAAGGACAAATGGGCCTGGCCGCGCTTTGTGGCCGATTATATGTCAGGCATGACCGATGCCTATGCGGAGAAAGTATACGCCGAGCTGTTTGCGAGCAAATCGGGCTCGATTTATGAGATGGATTAA
- the sleB gene encoding spore cortex-lytic enzyme, producing MTLIKKLILVTLFSVIAVGTTTSGLSEPAYAASSTVLKQGSVSGDVWDLQFRLKVLGYYTKPLDGIYGSATAAAVRNFQQVYGLTADGYTGTDTWNALRKYTVNQADLDILAKIIYSEARGESYTGQVAVGAVVMNRLQSGSFPNNIHDIVFQPGAFTAVSDGQYWLTPDSAAYMAAQDAVRGWDPTYGALYYFNPATATSSWIWSRPQTVQIGNHIFAK from the coding sequence ATGACATTAATCAAGAAGCTCATCCTTGTCACGCTGTTTTCCGTTATCGCTGTGGGGACTACAACAAGCGGCCTCAGTGAGCCGGCTTACGCGGCTTCTTCTACTGTTTTGAAGCAGGGAAGTGTCAGCGGTGATGTATGGGACCTGCAATTTCGTTTAAAAGTACTCGGCTACTATACGAAGCCGCTCGATGGGATCTACGGTTCAGCTACAGCAGCAGCCGTACGAAACTTTCAACAGGTCTATGGCCTTACAGCCGACGGCTATACAGGAACAGACACATGGAACGCTTTGCGGAAATACACCGTCAACCAAGCGGACCTTGATATATTAGCTAAAATCATTTACAGCGAGGCAAGAGGAGAAAGCTATACAGGACAAGTAGCAGTTGGGGCTGTTGTGATGAATCGATTGCAATCGGGAAGCTTTCCGAACAACATTCATGACATCGTATTTCAACCTGGAGCCTTCACCGCGGTTAGCGACGGCCAGTATTGGCTGACACCGGACAGCGCAGCTTACATGGCAGCTCAGGACGCTGTTCGAGGTTGGGACCCCACCTATGGTGCTCTATATTATTTTAATCCAGCAACCGCAACAAGCAGTTGGATCTGGTCCAGACCACAGACCGTACAAATCGGCAATCATATATTCGCAAAATAA
- the acnA gene encoding aconitate hydratase AcnA, with protein MSNKDTFSVRKQLNVGNQNFQYYSLPDFENQGNGTISNLPFSIKVLLEAAVRQFDGRAITQEHVKQIAGWANGRDENKEIPFIPARIVLQDFTGVPVVVDLAAMRATMAREGGDPKRINPLVPVDLVIDHSVMVDAFGSPDALDTNINLEFERNEERYRFLRWAQTAFDNFRAVPPSTGIVHQVNLEYLASVAATKTIDGETVVYPDSLVGTDSHTTMINGLGVVGWGVGGIEAEAGMLGQPLYFVAPEVIGFKLTGSLAEGATATDLALTVTQMLRKKGVVGKFVEFYGPGLSNISLADRATVANMAPEYGATIGFFPVDSETLNYMRGTGREEDQIALVEAYYKAQGMFRTDETPDPVFTDVIELDLSTVVPSLAGPKRPQDRIELTNMKEAFNSIIRTPIEKGGYGLTEEKIEEVVDVNYANGDSVKMGTGAVVIAAITSCTNTSNPSVMLGAGLVAKKAVALGLKKPAYVKSSLTPGSLVVTEYLKKAGLLESLEALGFHVAGYGCATCIGNSGPLPDEVSKAIADNDMTVAAVLSGNRNFEGRVHAQVKANYLASPPLVVAYALAGTVNIDLAKDPIGYDQNDKPVYLKDIWPTNQEIQEALGTALTADMFRDKYKDVFRANERFNQIAVPEGDLYEFDTNSTYIQEPPFFTDLGTVLDDIADIRGAKTLALMGDSVTTDHISPAGNIKVDSPGGKYLIEHGVKREDFNSYGSRRGNHEVMMRGTFANIRIRNQVAPGTEGGVTTYLPTGEVESIYDASMKYQDAGTNLVVIAGKEYGTGSSRDWAAKGTFLLGVKAVIAESFERIHRSNLVGMGVLPLQFVNGESWKSLGITGRETFDITGLSNDVQPGSTVKVTATREDGTSFEFSALVRLDSMVDVDYYRNGGILQTVLRQIIAEKK; from the coding sequence ATGTCCAACAAGGACACTTTTTCTGTTCGTAAGCAGTTAAACGTTGGAAACCAAAACTTCCAATATTACAGCCTGCCTGACTTTGAGAACCAAGGCAACGGCACGATCAGCAACTTGCCGTTCTCGATCAAAGTTTTGCTGGAAGCGGCTGTTCGCCAATTCGATGGCAGAGCTATTACGCAAGAGCACGTGAAACAAATCGCAGGCTGGGCTAACGGCCGTGACGAGAACAAAGAAATTCCTTTCATTCCTGCACGTATCGTTCTTCAAGACTTCACAGGCGTTCCAGTCGTCGTAGACCTTGCGGCAATGCGCGCGACTATGGCTCGTGAAGGCGGAGATCCTAAACGGATCAACCCGCTTGTTCCTGTAGACCTTGTTATTGACCACTCCGTCATGGTCGACGCTTTCGGATCGCCTGACGCTTTAGATACCAATATTAACCTGGAATTCGAACGTAACGAAGAGCGCTACCGCTTCCTGCGTTGGGCGCAAACAGCATTCGATAACTTCCGTGCTGTCCCTCCTTCAACAGGTATCGTTCACCAAGTTAACCTAGAGTACCTGGCTTCCGTAGCAGCTACCAAAACTATTGACGGCGAAACTGTCGTATACCCGGATTCCCTTGTAGGAACAGACTCCCACACAACCATGATCAACGGTCTTGGTGTCGTAGGTTGGGGTGTCGGCGGTATCGAAGCAGAAGCTGGAATGCTCGGACAACCGCTGTACTTCGTAGCTCCTGAAGTTATCGGTTTTAAATTGACTGGCAGCCTGGCAGAAGGCGCAACGGCAACTGACCTTGCTTTGACTGTTACACAAATGCTTCGTAAAAAAGGCGTCGTAGGTAAATTCGTAGAATTCTACGGTCCTGGTCTGAGCAACATCTCCCTGGCTGACCGTGCAACAGTTGCCAACATGGCTCCTGAGTACGGCGCTACCATCGGCTTCTTCCCTGTAGACAGCGAAACGCTGAACTACATGAGAGGCACTGGCCGTGAAGAAGATCAAATCGCGCTTGTAGAAGCTTACTACAAAGCTCAAGGCATGTTCCGTACCGACGAAACTCCGGATCCAGTATTCACAGACGTGATCGAGCTTGACCTGAGCACAGTCGTACCAAGCTTGGCTGGTCCTAAGCGCCCGCAAGACCGCATTGAGCTTACGAATATGAAGGAAGCTTTCAACTCCATCATCCGTACGCCAATCGAAAAAGGCGGATACGGCCTCACTGAAGAGAAAATCGAAGAAGTTGTTGATGTAAACTACGCTAATGGCGATTCCGTGAAAATGGGTACTGGCGCAGTTGTTATCGCAGCGATCACTTCTTGTACGAATACATCCAACCCAAGTGTTATGCTGGGCGCGGGCCTCGTTGCAAAGAAAGCTGTTGCTCTTGGTCTGAAAAAACCGGCATACGTGAAGAGCTCCCTGACTCCAGGTTCCTTGGTTGTTACCGAGTACCTGAAAAAAGCAGGATTGCTTGAATCCCTGGAAGCACTTGGTTTCCACGTTGCTGGCTACGGCTGTGCGACTTGTATCGGTAACTCCGGTCCGCTTCCTGACGAAGTTAGCAAAGCAATCGCTGACAACGACATGACAGTTGCGGCTGTTCTTTCCGGTAACCGTAACTTCGAAGGCCGCGTACATGCTCAAGTAAAAGCAAACTACCTGGCTTCTCCTCCGCTTGTAGTGGCATACGCGCTTGCAGGAACAGTGAACATCGACCTGGCTAAGGACCCTATCGGTTACGACCAGAACGATAAGCCTGTCTACCTGAAAGACATCTGGCCTACAAACCAAGAGATCCAAGAAGCTCTGGGAACTGCACTGACTGCAGACATGTTCCGTGATAAATACAAAGACGTATTCCGTGCCAACGAGCGCTTCAACCAAATCGCTGTTCCGGAAGGCGACCTGTACGAGTTCGATACGAACTCCACGTACATTCAAGAGCCTCCTTTCTTCACAGACTTGGGTACCGTTCTTGACGATATCGCCGACATCCGCGGCGCGAAAACTTTGGCGCTCATGGGCGATTCCGTTACTACAGACCATATCTCCCCTGCAGGTAACATCAAAGTTGACAGCCCTGGGGGTAAATACCTGATCGAGCATGGCGTGAAGAGAGAAGATTTCAACTCCTACGGTTCCCGCCGCGGTAACCACGAAGTGATGATGCGCGGTACATTCGCGAACATCCGCATTCGTAACCAAGTGGCTCCAGGAACTGAAGGCGGCGTAACGACTTACCTGCCTACCGGTGAAGTTGAGTCCATCTACGATGCTTCCATGAAGTATCAAGATGCCGGAACTAACCTTGTTGTTATCGCAGGTAAAGAATACGGTACAGGAAGCTCCCGTGACTGGGCGGCAAAAGGAACGTTCTTGCTAGGCGTGAAAGCTGTTATCGCAGAAAGCTTCGAGCGTATTCACCGCAGTAACTTGGTTGGTATGGGCGTACTGCCTCTTCAATTCGTAAACGGTGAAAGCTGGAAGTCCCTGGGTATCACAGGCCGCGAGACTTTCGATATCACAGGTCTGAGCAACGATGTGCAACCAGGCTCCACTGTAAAAGTAACAGCTACTCGTGAAGACGGTACTTCCTTCGAGTTCAGCGCCCTTGTGCGTCTGGACAGCATGGTAGACGTAGACTACTACCGTAATGGCGGTATTCTGCAAACTGTTCTTCGCCAAATCATAGCTGAGAAGAAGTAA
- a CDS encoding IclR family transcriptional regulator codes for MEDGKLTVRAVERALDIMLCFTNAAELTLTEIAARVDLHKSTVHRLLASLEGKGFIMRDTSTDKYRLGYRLWELSAHLSPDTDPSVLLLPEMERLRNQLGETISLYVQDGLERVRIQAVQSNHAIRRVAPVGARMPLYVGASSKVLVAFAEPAAQERLSASADWPAGLDQQAFQQQLSETRRLGYATSVEEREPGAAAVAAPIYDRGGRLVAALAVSGPANRLTLELMQEQAPLIMEAARRMGTMLR; via the coding sequence ATGGAAGATGGCAAATTGACCGTGCGCGCGGTAGAGCGCGCTCTAGATATTATGCTTTGTTTTACAAACGCTGCAGAACTTACCTTAACGGAAATTGCAGCTCGGGTTGATCTGCATAAGAGCACCGTACACCGGTTGCTGGCGTCTTTGGAAGGCAAAGGCTTCATTATGCGAGACACCTCAACAGATAAGTATCGCCTAGGTTATCGGCTTTGGGAGTTGTCCGCGCACCTGTCGCCGGATACCGATCCGAGCGTCCTGCTGCTTCCGGAGATGGAGAGGCTGCGCAATCAGCTCGGCGAGACGATCTCCCTGTACGTGCAGGACGGCCTGGAGCGGGTCCGCATCCAGGCGGTGCAGAGCAACCATGCCATTCGCCGCGTAGCCCCTGTCGGGGCGCGAATGCCCCTATACGTCGGCGCCTCGAGCAAGGTGCTCGTCGCCTTTGCTGAGCCTGCTGCGCAGGAGCGGCTGAGCGCGTCGGCCGATTGGCCGGCCGGACTCGATCAGCAAGCGTTCCAGCAGCAGCTCAGCGAAACTAGACGCCTCGGCTACGCCACAAGCGTCGAGGAGCGCGAACCCGGCGCGGCGGCTGTGGCCGCGCCGATCTATGACCGCGGGGGCCGGCTAGTCGCCGCCCTCGCGGTATCGGGCCCAGCGAACAGGCTGACGCTGGAGCTGATGCAAGAGCAGGCGCCGCTGATTATGGAAGCGGCGCGGCGTATGGGGACGATGCTGCGGTAG
- a CDS encoding amidase domain-containing protein, which translates to MSWKTAVYHYVHAKNQAELLGSAEPISPYMKDDGYLQIQQRRLEQMSGSCKTRGAQALRSETKLRFTRVKTTEHGVIAEIEMRRQLHYQIGTATYTEERIEPERLLLDTYEGKWLVRSAEALGRERGTSIKHGAFPTIAEAGDQPQRSPSLPFLNHSILNSTESLSRKIRYDREKAVAYAETWWNRSNPRFMEFEVDCTNYVSQCLFAGGAPMDYTGKRDSGWWFSGKQGSQELWSFSWAVAHSLQSFVTRSRRGLHGVEVTEPWELQPGDMISYDWDGDGRFQHNAIVTARDVNGMPLVNAHTYNSRNRYWDYRDSPAWTERTRYVFVRIADDM; encoded by the coding sequence ATGTCCTGGAAAACTGCTGTCTACCATTATGTGCATGCAAAAAATCAAGCCGAGCTTCTGGGCTCTGCAGAACCGATTTCTCCCTATATGAAAGACGATGGTTATTTGCAGATTCAGCAGCGCAGATTGGAGCAAATGAGCGGCAGCTGCAAGACACGAGGAGCACAGGCTCTCCGGTCTGAAACGAAGCTTCGATTCACCCGCGTCAAAACAACGGAGCACGGAGTTATAGCGGAAATTGAGATGCGCCGTCAGCTTCACTATCAAATTGGAACAGCAACCTATACAGAGGAAAGAATAGAGCCCGAACGCCTGCTGCTCGACACCTACGAAGGCAAATGGCTTGTGCGAAGCGCTGAAGCTTTAGGGCGTGAGAGAGGCACATCGATCAAGCATGGAGCTTTCCCAACCATAGCCGAGGCCGGAGATCAGCCGCAAAGAAGTCCTTCGCTCCCTTTTCTCAATCATAGTATACTCAACAGCACGGAAAGCCTATCAAGAAAAATCCGTTATGACCGCGAGAAGGCCGTGGCATATGCCGAAACTTGGTGGAATCGGTCTAATCCCCGGTTTATGGAGTTTGAAGTTGACTGTACGAATTATGTCTCGCAATGCCTCTTTGCAGGCGGGGCGCCTATGGACTATACTGGGAAAAGGGATTCAGGCTGGTGGTTTTCAGGTAAGCAGGGCTCCCAGGAGCTTTGGAGCTTCAGTTGGGCGGTCGCCCACAGTCTGCAATCGTTCGTTACCCGTAGTCGTAGAGGACTTCATGGCGTTGAAGTAACGGAACCATGGGAGCTTCAGCCTGGTGACATGATCAGCTATGACTGGGATGGCGACGGGCGATTCCAACACAATGCAATTGTAACTGCAAGAGATGTGAACGGGATGCCGCTGGTGAACGCACACACGTACAACAGTCGTAACCGTTACTGGGATTACCGGGATTCTCCGGCATGGACGGAACGTACTCGATATGTTTTTGTTCGAATTGCCGATGACATGTAA
- a CDS encoding alpha/beta hydrolase, with translation MSSTSISTGALRPPIEQAAAETLLRKRRLLPTILISFLVLCTSMLLAFHAYIAWTLARPHIDPLHSNPKLAVGLPYSDVTFPSRSGNSTLQGWLIPGNSDKTVIFSHGYGGNREELWVPLYTLAQELHKQNYNVLMFDYGYVNPDNNRLMTGGIQESQELLGAVDYVKQMSSGPIYIWGFSMGAGTALQAALQSGPDISGMILDSTFLLNPDTLYHNMQQYVNLPKFPSLPLVRLFFPLLNGVSLQEVPYKKVTNTSYDMPIFFIHGTADSKAPYELVEDTFAKQTDHTKTKLWILQDGQHELLYRAEPQAYLSRTLGFLKEISTPMHADLGISSSL, from the coding sequence ATGTCATCTACGTCTATTTCTACCGGAGCGCTTCGCCCTCCTATAGAACAAGCGGCTGCCGAAACGCTGCTGCGCAAACGGCGGTTGCTGCCGACCATACTCATTTCATTTCTTGTGCTCTGCACAAGTATGCTGCTAGCTTTTCACGCTTATATCGCCTGGACGCTTGCTCGTCCCCATATCGATCCTCTGCACTCCAATCCTAAGCTAGCTGTGGGACTTCCTTATTCCGATGTCACATTCCCAAGCCGCAGCGGCAATTCGACTCTTCAGGGTTGGCTCATCCCGGGCAACTCCGACAAAACCGTCATCTTCTCTCACGGTTACGGCGGCAATCGCGAGGAGCTATGGGTTCCGCTTTACACCCTGGCCCAGGAGCTGCATAAACAGAACTATAACGTACTCATGTTCGACTACGGTTATGTGAATCCGGATAACAACCGTCTGATGACGGGCGGGATTCAGGAATCCCAGGAATTGCTGGGAGCTGTGGATTATGTGAAGCAGATGTCGAGCGGACCGATTTATATCTGGGGCTTTTCCATGGGAGCAGGAACAGCGCTGCAAGCGGCTCTGCAAAGCGGTCCGGACATTTCCGGTATGATTCTGGACAGCACATTCCTGCTGAACCCGGATACGCTGTATCACAACATGCAGCAGTATGTGAATCTGCCGAAGTTCCCATCCCTGCCTCTAGTGCGTCTGTTCTTCCCGCTGCTGAACGGAGTCAGCCTGCAGGAAGTGCCTTACAAGAAGGTCACCAACACTTCCTATGACATGCCGATCTTCTTTATTCACGGAACGGCCGACAGCAAGGCTCCTTATGAATTGGTTGAGGATACGTTTGCCAAGCAAACTGACCATACGAAGACAAAACTTTGGATTCTGCAAGACGGACAGCATGAACTGCTATACCGTGCCGAGCCTCAAGCCTACCTCAGCAGGACGCTTGGGTTTCTGAAGGAGATTTCCACTCCTATGCACGCTGATCTCGGTATTTCCTCCTCCTTATAG
- the folE gene encoding GTP cyclohydrolase I FolE, with amino-acid sequence MASIEYKNTLVAENREQIEHHVKEILRLIGEDVDREGLLDTPARVTRMYEEIFSGYAANPRDVLGVTFDEQHEELVIIKDIVYYSQCEHHMAPFFGKVHVGYLPSGKVAGLSKFARLVDVVTRKLQVQERITSELADILDEVLKPHGVMVVVEGEHMCMCSRGVKKYGSQTVTSAVRGSFRKDSTLRAEFLSLLK; translated from the coding sequence ATGGCATCCATTGAATATAAAAACACGCTCGTCGCGGAGAACCGCGAACAGATCGAGCATCATGTCAAAGAGATTTTGCGCCTAATTGGTGAGGACGTAGATCGTGAAGGGCTTCTGGATACACCGGCTCGGGTGACCCGGATGTACGAGGAGATTTTCTCCGGCTATGCGGCTAATCCGCGCGACGTGTTGGGCGTTACGTTTGACGAGCAGCATGAAGAACTGGTCATTATCAAAGATATCGTATACTACAGTCAGTGCGAGCATCATATGGCGCCTTTTTTCGGGAAAGTGCATGTCGGATACCTGCCTAGCGGCAAAGTCGCGGGACTTAGCAAGTTCGCCCGTCTGGTTGATGTGGTTACCCGCAAGCTTCAGGTGCAGGAGCGCATCACATCCGAACTAGCCGACATCCTCGACGAGGTGTTGAAGCCGCACGGTGTGATGGTCGTCGTAGAGGGAGAGCATATGTGCATGTGCTCCCGCGGTGTGAAGAAATACGGCAGCCAGACGGTAACTTCTGCTGTTCGCGGATCTTTCCGTAAAGATTCGACCCTGCGGGCAGAATTTCTTTCATTGTTAAAATAA
- a CDS encoding TetR/AcrR family transcriptional regulator, whose translation MANNKDRIVEAAMDLFHDNGFQATGLEEILSSSGVCKSNFYYHFKSKEELGIKVIERKVRQMREAVMDPSLGNKQLSPKQRVVELFNCMLAFCEAHECRRGCFFGNLSLELSDRSEELRRPLSLFFSELEAMVETCLQEGHSQGELTLRGLQPAELALPIVSLLQGGLLLTKTHKDSAALRDSIKFLRTCIG comes from the coding sequence ATGGCGAACAATAAGGACAGAATTGTAGAAGCTGCTATGGATTTGTTTCACGATAACGGTTTTCAGGCTACAGGTCTAGAAGAGATTTTGTCCAGCAGCGGTGTGTGCAAGAGCAATTTTTATTATCATTTTAAAAGCAAGGAAGAACTGGGCATCAAGGTCATTGAACGCAAGGTAAGACAGATGCGGGAAGCTGTCATGGACCCGAGTTTGGGCAATAAGCAGCTCTCGCCTAAGCAGCGGGTTGTAGAACTGTTCAACTGTATGCTCGCGTTCTGCGAGGCACACGAGTGCCGCAGAGGCTGCTTCTTTGGGAACCTGTCCCTAGAGCTTAGCGATCGCTCTGAAGAGCTACGAAGGCCCCTGAGCCTTTTCTTCAGCGAACTGGAGGCTATGGTGGAGACATGCCTGCAGGAAGGACACAGTCAAGGTGAGCTTACGCTTAGGGGACTGCAGCCTGCTGAGTTGGCACTGCCGATCGTCTCGCTGCTGCAGGGAGGGCTGCTGCTGACCAAGACGCATAAAGATAGCGCGGCGCTGAGAGACAGCATCAAGTTTCTCCGAACGTGCATCGGGTAA